Below is a genomic region from Oligoflexus sp..
TTTATGGGATAAACTGGTGGCAACTGTAAACGTTTCTACACATTTCGCTGTGGTCCAGCATATGATTACCTATGTTTTAACGCGGAATGCTATTTGCACGACTATCTCATCATCCTGATGTTGGAGTCGTACATGAGATGCAAGGCAACGGTCCTGCCATTTCTGATTGTTTCAGGGCTTTCCGTTCAATGTGTAACCTCGAGGATAGGGACGACAATTGACAATGGAAATAATGTTAAGATTGAATGCAAATACCTCACATTGGGCAGAAATACTGGCAGCTCCGAAGTTGAATGTATTATCGAGAATACAGGCAGTAAGCCTGAAACTATTGGTTTTGAAAAAGTAAGTCTTTCAGACCCTTCCTCGACAATATTGCCGGTGAACTCGAAAAAAATTCCTCAAGGGCCCAACTTGCAACCTGTTGTCGTGGTTCTTGGAGTTATTGTGATACTGGGTACTCTGGCGGTCTTGGCTTCGAAGGGAAAATCAAGCTATATTCCGAGCGTTCATTTGCGCATACCTGACTTCCCTCAGGCAGTCCAAAAAGCGACAATACAAAGCGATAACCACAAACCTTTCTCGATTGATACGATTCAAGTTGCTGCACATGGCTCGGCGAGTCTGATCTTCAAAATCAAGCATAATGCGGTCAGGCCAAAAGCCGTAATCCTTCACCTTCGTGACGTTGAAAGAAATCTTATCGAAGTTCCTATCAAAGAAACTATCCTTGGACCAAAAGGCAGGTCGAACTTTGATTACTGATGTGACTCGTTGGATTCGCTTGCCCCCGGAAGCATGGACTAGGGCTGGTATATAGCGTTTGGATTCCTATTGGTTTTTTTCCAATTAATCTCCTTTGCAAGAGACTTTTTTAGCTGTACAGGTTCCGGCGTTCTCGGATGCCGTTTATATTTTTTAAACCAGTCTTCCACATCTTTTTCCAGATTTTGAAGGACTTCGATAGAGGCACCAAACCCCTCCTGCTCGTTGTTTACAAACAAAATGAGATCTTCCAGCTCAGCATCTCCATAAGCAACTTTGTCACGAACTTTTTGTTTCGTTAACCAATAAGTTGTCACAGCAACCCTAGCGACTTCGCCCGCGGAAAAGCGCTGTGAGTTTTGAGAAATGTAGTGTACGCAGGGTTCTTTAGGGTCGCTCTCAGGACAGATATCCCTAATCTGTTTATCCAGAAAGTAAAGCTTTGAAAGATTGGCATCCGTTACTGGGGGAATTTGCAGTCCTTCGGATTCTTTTACGAGCTTCTCAAATTTGGCGAGCAAGTCTGGATTCTTCTGTGCCAAGGCAACTGAAGAACAGAGAGCCAATATCAAAAGTGCCTTCATAATTGGGATCCTCCACTAGGATCTTTATATTCTATCGCAACCGGAACGCCTTTGAAAACAGGCAGACTTCCCCTTCTCGAGCATTGTCAAATGCATTTGAATCGTCAGTGTCCGCATTCCAGCGGACACTTGAAAGCTTCACTCATCAATCATTTCAACGCTAAAGTCGACCCCAGCTTGCTATGAGGTTAATCGTGTCCATTGCTCTTAATCAAATTTTAAACTCACAATGGGCCATGACCGAGGAAGCATTGCGTCTCATGTTATCGGTTGTTGAAAGACATAGCGACATCGAGGTTCTCGAAAGAATCCGTGGCCAGAGATTTAAAGCCACAGAGAAAGCTACAATCCGGAGCGGGGTGGGAGTCATCCCGGTCCGTGGTCCTCTATTTAAACGCGCCAATCTCATGACCGAGCATTGCGGCGCGACTAGTTACGAATCGGTGCTTCGCGACTTTCATGAGATGCTGGCTTCTGTTCAGGTGCAAAGCATCATTCTTGACATCGACAGCCCTGGCGGCGAGGCGAATGGCTGCTCGGAGCTGGCTGATCATATCTTTGAAGCCCGCGGTCAAAAGCCGATTGCGGCCTACATAGGCGGCATAGGAGCTTCTGCAGCCTATTGGATTGCCAGCGCCTGCGACCGTGTCTTCAGCTCCGACTCCGCGATTGTCGGGAGCATCGGCGTCCAATCCGCGCTTAGATCCGAAAAGAATGAAGGGGAAATCCGCTTCGTTTCCAGCCAAAGCCCTAACAAAAACCGAGATCCTGGGACCGAGGAAGGTGCCCGGGAGGTGCAGTCTGTCATTGACGGACTAGCCGAGGTTTTCATTTCAAAAGTCGCCCGCAACCGGGGAGTTGGACGCGAAACGGTCCTCGAAAACTTCGGCCAGGGCTCGGTCTTCGTCGGAGCGGAAGCCCAAAGGCGCGGGCTGATTGATGAGATCACTACACTCGAAACCGTCATTGCCAATTATGGAGCCCAAGGAATGACAACGGAAAGCATCACGGCGGAATATATTGCCGCAAATCACCCGGCGATCGCCG
It encodes:
- a CDS encoding S49 family peptidase — its product is MSIALNQILNSQWAMTEEALRLMLSVVERHSDIEVLERIRGQRFKATEKATIRSGVGVIPVRGPLFKRANLMTEHCGATSYESVLRDFHEMLASVQVQSIILDIDSPGGEANGCSELADHIFEARGQKPIAAYIGGIGASAAYWIASACDRVFSSDSAIVGSIGVQSALRSEKNEGEIRFVSSQSPNKNRDPGTEEGAREVQSVIDGLAEVFISKVARNRGVGRETVLENFGQGSVFVGAEAQRRGLIDEITTLETVIANYGAQGMTTESITAEYIAANHPAIAEHFINIGASRTLARFEAEQKRVAGIRSLAEGLVSEDFVDALIERNLSCQEAAVEILQAIKRNPPKPKADPKKEFDAHFQGLDVPPIPSADSTSELAAQQDAAIILARKMGITGGMT